The Thermomonospora amylolytica sequence ACCGGAGACCTCGGGCGCAGGAGATGGGACGGCCTTCTCGAATTCCGGGGGCGAAGGGACTTCCAGATCAAGTTCTACGGCACCCGGATGGAGCTCACCGAGATCGAGTCGGCGTTGGCCGCGCACCCGTCGGTGGCCGAATGCGCCGTGGTCCCGATCACCCGCCCGGACGGGCTGGTGGCCCGTCTGGTGGCGTACGTCGTGCCCCGGTCCTCCCCGGAGGGCGCGACGGGCGACCCGGCGGTGTGGCGGGCCGCCCTGCGCCGGCGATTCGGAAAGGCGATGCCCCCCGTCTCGTTCCGGGAGATGACCGATCTGCCGCGCAACATCGGCGGCAAGGTGGACCGCGGCAGGCTCCCGGCCGGGCGGTCCGCCGCCCCCTCGGCCAGGCCACCGGAGACGGCGGTGGAAAAGGGGATGGCCGAGATCTGGTCGGACCTGCTTGCCGGTGAGCCCGGCGCGGAACGCCCGTCGTCCCCGTCCGTGTTGCGGGAACCCGTGCGGCCGGAACGGAACGGATTCCGCGCGGACGACACCTTCTTTGAGGCCGGAGGGCACTCCCTGCTGGTGCTCCGATTACTCGATCGGATACGCGAGCGGTTCGGGGTCGAGCTCTCGCTCCGGGACTACTTCGACAATTCCTCGTTGGCCGATCTCGCCAGGCTCGTCGCATTGAGATCGGCCGGTGCAGGCGCCGCCACGACCACGATTGGATGAAAGATGACGCTAGCGGAGACCCAGGTTCGGGTGGACCTGGACGGCGAGAACCTCGACATCGCAGGTGTCCGGCGGATCGCCGAGGACCGGGCGCCGTGCGGTGTGCTCCCGTCGGCTCTGGCCAGGGCCGCGATCAGCCGGAAGATGTTCGAGGACACCGTCCGGCAGGGCATTCCCGTCTACGGGGTGACCACCGGCTACGGCGAGATGATCTACATGATGGTGGACCAGTCCAAGGAGGTCGAGCTGCAGACCAACCTGGTCCGCAGCCACAGCGCCGGGGTCGGCCCGCTGTTCGCCGAGGACGAGGCCAGGGCGATGGTCGCGGCCCGGCTGAACGCCCTCGCCAAGGGGTACTCCGCGGTCCGGCCGGAGCTGCTGGAACGCCTGGCGCTGTACCTGAACCTGGGGATCACCCCGGCCATCCCGGAGATGGGCTCGCTCGGGGCCAGCGGCGATCTGGCGCCACTGGCGCACGTCGCGAGCACGGTCATCGGCGAGGGGTACGTCCTGCGGCACGGCAAGCGGGTCCCGACCGGCGAAGTCCTCCGCGAACACGGCATCGAGCCGCTGGAGCTGCGGTTCAAGGAAGGGCTTTCGCTGATCAACGGCACGTCCGGGATGACCGGCCTGGGCTCCCTCGTCGTGGGCCGCGCCCTCCAGCAGGTGCGCCAGGCCGAGATCGTCACGGCCCTGGTCCTGGAGGTCATGCGGGCCTCGACCAGCCCGTTCCAGGCCGAGGGGCACGACATCGCCCGGCCGCACCGGGGCCAGATGGACACCGCCGCGAACATGCGGGAGCTGATGCGGGGCAGCGGCCTCACGCTGGACCACGCCGAACTCCGCCGCCAGGCCCAGGAGCAGCACTCCGGCAACGGCGTGTCGCGCACCGAGGTCTACATGCAGAAGGCGTACTCGCTGCGCGCCATCCCGCAGGTGGTCGGCGCCGTGCGCGACACGCTGTACCACGCCGCCGGCACGCTGGAGATCGAACTCAACTCCGCCAACGACAACCCGCTGTTCTTCGCCGGCAAGGAGGTCTTCCACGGCGCGAACTTCCACGGCCAGCCGGTCGCGTTCGCGATGGACTTCACCACCATCGCGCTCACCCAGCTGGGCGTGATCTCGGAGCGCCGGATCAACCGCCTGCTGAACCGGTATCTCAGCGACGGCCTCCCCGAGTTCCTCATCGCGAAGGACCCCGGGCTGCACAGCGGGTTCGAGGGCGCGCAGTACCCGGCGACGGCGTTGATCGCGGAGAACCGGACCATCGGGCCGGCCAGCACGCAGAGCGTTCCGTCCAACGGCGACAACCAGGACGTCGTGAGCATGGGGCTGATCTCCGCCCGCAACGCGCGCCGGGTGCTGACCAACAACCACCGGATCCTCGCGGTGGAGTTCCTGGCCGCGGCGCAGGCGGTGGACCTGTCGGGAAGGTACGACCGGCTCAGCCCCGCCGGGAGGGCGACCTACGACATGGTGCGGTCGCTGGTGCCCACGCTGGAGCACGACCGGTACATGGCCGACGACATCGAGCTGGTGGCCGACGCGCTGGCCGAGGGCCGGTTCGTGGACGCCGTCCGGAACGCCGGCATAGAGCTGCACTGAGAAATGAACCCGCCCTTTCCGTCCGGCGGAAAAGCCCGGAGTGAAAAGGGTTCGATGGAGCGACCGGAATTCGCACTGCGGAAGATGCGGTGCGGTGACGTTGGGGACACGCTGAGGCCATGACCGAGTTCGATGGGAAAGTCGTATTGATAACCGGGGGCGGCAGCGGCATGGGCCTGGCGACCGCCCGGCGCCTGCTGGACTCCGGGGCCCGGGTGGTGCTGGCCGGCCGTGGTGAGGAACGGCTCAAGACGGCGACGGAGGACCTCGGCGCCGGCGACCGCGTCCTGGCCGTGCCCGCCGACGTGGCCCGCACCGGTGACCTCGACCACCTCATGGACCGGACCCGGGAACGGTTCGGCCGCCTGGACGGCGTGTTCGCCAATGCCGGGGTCGCGCCGTTCGCGCGCAGCGCGGACGTGACGGAGGCCGATTTCGACCACATCGTGGACATCAACTTCAAGGGTGTCTTCTTCACCGTGCAGAAATCGCTGCCGCTGCTCGCCGACGGCGGTTCGATCGTGCTGAACTCGTCGTGGCTGACGCACCGGGGCATGGCCTTCACGTCGGTGTACGCGGCGGCCAAGGCGGCGGTCCGCAACCTCGCGCAGACCCTCGCGGCCGATCTGGCCGAGCGGGGCATCCGGGTCAATGCGGTGAGCCCGGGTTACATCGTCACACCGATGTTCGAGAGCATCGCCACCACCGAGGAGGCGCGGCAGGCGTGCCGGAGCCAGGTGGCGCTGGGACGCCTGGGGCAGCCCGCCGACATCGCCGACGGCGTGCTCTTCCTGCTGTCCCCGCGGGCGTCGTACATCACCGGCCAGGAACTTCTCATCGACGGTGGACTGATCAGATCGATCCCTCTGTAGACCAGACGTACGGTTCGATCCGAGGGGTCGGCTGTCCGTGCGGTGAAACCCTAGTTAAGGGGGTAACTGAATGTCTCACGAGACTCCGACTCGTGCCGTGGTGCTCGGCGGGAGCCTCGCCGGCCTGTTCGCGGCCAGAGTGCTCGCCGACGCCTATGACGAGGTGTTGGTCATCGACCGGGATGTGCTGATCGGCGTGGACGTGCCGCGCCGTGGCTGCCCCCAGGGCCGGCACATCAACGGCCTGCTGACCGGGGGCCAGCGGGCCATCGAGGAGTTATATCCCGGGATCACCGAGGAGATGCTGGCCGACGGGGTGCCGAAGGGCGACCTCGGCGGGACCGTGCGGTGGTACATGCAGGGCCGGCAACTGGAACAGCAGCACGCCGACATGCTGTGCATCGGCCCGAGCCGGCCCAAGCTCGAACTGCACGTCCGCGAGCGGACGCAGGCGCTGAGCAACGTGACCTTCGTCGAGCGCACCGACATCCTCGGCCTGGAGACCACCGCGGACCGCAGCCGGGTCACCGGGGTGCGCGTCCAGCATCTCGACAGCGGCGAGGCGGAGGTCGTGGACGGCGACGTCGTCGTCGACGCGACCGGACGGGGCTCGCGCACCCCGGTCTGGCTGGCCGAACTCGGCTACCCGCAGGTCCCCGAGGAGCGGAAGAAGATCGGGCTGGGGTACGTGACCCAGTACTACCGGCTGAACTCCGACCCCTACCACGGCGACCTGTCCATCAACGTGGTCGCGCACCCGAAGCTGCCCCGGGGATGCATCTTCGCCAAGACCGACGGCGGCCGCATCGAGATGACCACGTACGGGATCCTCGGCGACCACCCGCCGACCGACCAGGCCGGCCTGTACGCGTGGATCGACTCCCTGGGGATCCCCGAGTACTCCGACGCGCTGCGGGACGCCGTTCCGCTCACCGAGCCGGTGGCCTTCCGGTTCCCCACGACGCTGCGCCGCCGCTACGAGGACATGCCCCGCTTCCCCGACGGGCTGCTGGTCACCGGGGACGCGGTGTCGTGCTTCAACCCCGTCTACGCGGGCGGGATGACCATGGCCGCGAAAGCCGCGCTCGTCATGCGCAGCCATCTGCACACCGGCGCGGCCCCGCAGCCGCTGGAGTACTTCAAGGACCTGGCGCGCGACGTCCTCGATCCGCACTGGGAGATGACCAACGTCGTCGACCTGAGCTTCCCCGGCGTCGAGGGCAGGCGGACGCTGTCGGTGCGGATGGCCCAGGCGTTCCTCAAGCGGGTGCAGATCGCCGCGACCCGGGACGGCAAGGTCACCGCCGCCTACATGCGGGCCGCCGGCCAGGTCGAGCGCCCGGAGACGCTGCAGCGCCCCGGCATGCTGCTGCGCATCCTGGTGCAGTCCCTGCGCGGGCCGAAGAGCAGGCCGCCGCACATCGTGACCCGCCCGGTCCGGCCGGCCGCCGGGCAGGCCGCCGAGCAGAGCGCCGAGCCGGCGGCCTGACCTCAGACAAGGAGATGACCATGGATGCTCGCGACGAATGGGACGTGCTGTTCAAGCGCGACGACCTGACAGTGAGCGAGATCCGGAAGGCGTCCCGGGAACCCCTGAAGCCGGGCGAGGTCAGGCTTGCGGTGGAGAGGTTCGGCCTCACCGCCAACAACGCCACCTACGCGCGGTTCGGCGACGACTCGGTGATCGCCTTCTGGCGGGCCTTCCCCGGTCCGCAGGGGTACGGAAGGGTGCCGATCTGGGGTTTCGCGCGGGTCGAGGAGTCCAGCCATCCCGACATCGCCGAGGGGAGCAGGTACTTCGGCTACATGCCGATGTCCACCCACCATGTGGTGGCGGCCGAGCCCCTGGCCAGGGGGTTCGCCGACACCACGGCGCAGCGCGACTTCCTGCATCCCTGGTACCGGACCTACGAGCTCGTCGGGGAGCCCGAGCCGCTGGACGACCGCTGGGCCCTGCTGCATCCGGTCTACCCGGCGGCGTTCAACCTGGCGGACTTCCTCGAGCGGCAGGCCGCGCTCGGCGCCCGGTCGGTCCTGATCACCAGCGCGTCGAGCAAGGTGGCCATCGGGCTGGTCGAGGAACTGGCCGCGCGCCAGATCCCGCTCCAGGCCGTCGGCCTCACCGCCGACCGCCACACCGCGTTCGTGCAGAGCCTGGACCTGTACGACACGGTCGCCCCCTACGGTGCGCTTCCGTCGCTCACGGTCGCCGAGCCGACCGTGTTCGTCGACCTGACCGGCGACCCGTCCCGGCGGATCGCGGTCTGCGAGCGCTTCAAGAGCGAGCTGTGCCAGACCGTGCTCGTCGGCTTCACCCATTCCACGGCGACCGTCCTCCCGCCGCCGGGGCTGGCCGGCCCCGAGCCGCAGGTGTTCTTCACGCCGGCGATCGAGATGGAGACCATCGCCGAAGAGGGCGCGGACGGCTACTACACCCGTTACGCGAAGTCGGAAAGGCGCTTCGTCGAGTACACGCAGTCGTGGCTCGACGTCCGGGGCGGGCGAGGCCCCGAGGCGATCATCGACTCCTTCCGCTCCCTGCTCGCCGGGGAGCAGCCGCCCGACGCGAGCCGCGTCCTGCGGCCCTGACCGGCCATTCGACCAAGGAACCGAGCAACGCCCGGACGGGCATTCGGGTCCGGCCGAACCATCAGCGCCCGGCCGCCCATCCGGGCCGCCGGGCGCCGGCCTGCCGGTCGGCCTCCGAGCGGGAACCGGCGCCCGGCCCGTTCCAGGGCGGCGATGAGGGAGGAATGCACCGATGTCGGATCCACAGTCGCATGAGGCGCCGAAGACACGGCCCATGACCGGCGCCGAGTACATCGAGAGCCTGCGGGACGACCGGGAGGTCTACCTCTACGGCGACCGGGTGAAGGACGTGACCAGCCATCCGGCGTTCCACAATCCGGTGCGGATGACGGCGCGGCTGTACGACGCGCTGCACGATCCGGACAAGCGCGCCGTGCTCACCTCGCCCACCGACACGGGCGGCGACGGCTACACCCACAAGTTCTTCACCACGCCCCACTCGGCCGAGGACCTGGTCGAGCATCAGCAGGCCATCGCCGCCTGGGCCCGGATGAGCTACGGCTGGATGGGACGCAGCCCCGACTACAAGGCGGCCTTCCTCGGCACGCTCGGCGCGAACGCCGACTTCTACGAGCCGTTCCAGGAGAACGCGCGCCGGTGGTACCGGGAGTCCCAGGAGAAGGTGCTGTACTGGAACCACGCGATCGTGCATCCGCCGGTCGACCGCAACCGCCCGCCGGACGAGGTCGGTGACGTCTTCGTCCACGTGGAGAAGGAGACCGACGCCGGCCTGGTCGTGAGCGGGGCCAAGGTCGTCGCCACCGGCTCCGCGCTCACCCACTACAACTTCATCGCGCACTACGGCCTGCCGATCAAGGACAGGAAGTTCGCGCTGGTGGCGACCGTGCCGATGGGCGCCCCGGGGCTGAAGCTGATCTGCCGGCCGTCCTACACCGCCACGGCGGCGATGATGGGCAGCCCCTTCGACTACCCGCTCTCGTCGCGGCTGGACGAGAACGACACCATCTTCGTGCTGGACAAGGTGCTCATCCCCTGGGAGAACGTCTTCATCTACGGCCATCTGGGCAAGGTCCAGCTGTTCACCGGCCGCTCGGGCTTTCCCGAGCGCTTCACCTTCCACGGCTGCACCCGCCTGGCGGTGAAGCTGGAGTTCATCGCCGGCCTGCTGGCCAAGGCGGTGGAGATCACCGGGACCAAGGACTTCCGCGGCGTGCAGACCCGCATCGGGGAGGTCCTGGCCTGGCGCAACCTGTTCTGGGCGTTCTCCGACGCGGCGGCGCGCAACCCGGTGCCCTGGCACAACGGCGCGGTGCTGCCCAATCCCCGCTACGGCCTGGCGTACCGGTGGTTCATGCAGATCGGCTACCCCCGGGTCAAGGAGATCGTCCACCAGGACATCGCCAGCGGCCTGATCTATGTCAACTCCAGCGCCGAGGACTTCAAGAACCCGGAGATCCGGCCGTACCTGGACAGGTTCCTCCGCGGCTCCGACGGCACCGACGCGGTCGAGCGCATCAAGCTCATGAAGCTGCTGTGGGACGCCGTCGGCACCGAGTTCGGCGGGCGGCACGAGCTCTACGAGCGCAACTACGCGGGCAACCACGAGAACACCCGGATCGAACTGCTGTCCGCCCAGCTCGCGAGCGGTCAGGTCGACGACTACAAGGCGTTCGTGGACGAGTGCCTGGCCGAATACGACCTGGACGGCTGGACTGTGCCCGACCTGTCCGCCTTCGAGGAGCTGCGCGAGGTGAGGGACGGGTCGCTGAACGGCTGACCCCACACGACCGCCGCTGTCCCGATCGTCGAGGCGATCGGGACAGCGGCGGTGGCGATGGGGCAGGCCCTACACGGCGCCCGCGAGGTCGGTGGCGTCGCCGGCCCCTCTGGGACCGACCCCTCCGGGCCCGTCGCCCTCGAGGACGACGTAGGGGTCCTGCTGCTCGTACCAGCCGACGCCCGGCGGGCAGCGGTCGTAGCCCAGCAGGCGGCGGACCTCCATGGGGTAGGCGAGCACCTGCTCCCTGGAGACGGCCAGGTACTGGTTCTCCTCCTGCCGGAGGTTCCCCAGGTCCAGTGCGATCGTCATGCCGGTGCGCGGCTCCTGGGTGGTGTTCTTGCCGCCGCCGTGGTAGACGCCGCCGAGCCAGATGAGGCCCGATCCGGGCGCCATGACGGTGGGGATGGCCTCCTTGACGTCGGGGGCGCGCTCGTCGTCCCAGTGATGGCTGCCCGGGATGATCATCGTGCCGCCGTTCTCCGCGGTGAACTCGCTCATCGCCAGCATGAGCTGGACCCGGCTGGTGGGGCCGGGGTGGCGGCGCAGGTGCAGCGCGTCGTCGCGGTGCAGTGGCTGCCTGCCCTGCCCGTGGTGGATCTGGATCACCTGAGTGGTGCTGATCTGGATGTTCGGGGTGATCTGCTGTCTGGACCGGCCGATCCACATGGTCAGGGGCTTTTGCATGATGGCGCGCGCCGACCCCAGGAACAGGGGGTGCGTGACCACGGGGGTCAGCCGCTTGGTGCGGTTGAACAGCGACGACACCCGCCGGGTCCGGCGGCCGTCGTACCAGTTGTCGCAGTAGGCGCAGGCGTCCAGGGCCGGGCCGAGGTCGGCCCACAGCCCTTCGAGCACGGAACGGTCGACGAAGTCCTCGATGACGACCGCTCCGTCCTGCTCTAACGCCTCGACGACCTCGTCGAGATCGGCTTCGGAGGTGAAGCGGATCAGGTCGGTCATGATGGTGTCCCTTCCTTCCTCAGCGGGGCGTCCGGGGCGGCCAGCAGCTCGCCGAGCGTCGCGCAGAACTCCGACACCATGTCCCTGATGGTGTCCGCCACGAAGAGGTTGGTGTTGTACCAGAGGCTGCCGGCGATCTCCCCGGACGGCTCGATGTCCAGGGTCCACAGCCCGCCGTCCGGGATCTCCGTGGTCACCGGCTGCGACAGGCGCCGGTGGATCTCGGAGTACTCGAGGTCGCCGACGACCTCGCGCTCCATGACGAGCGGGAACTGGAACACCTGGAACGACAGCACGGCGGTGCGGTCGCCCTCGAAGGTGGCGGCTATCTCCGGCACCTCCTGCAGGATCTGGCCGAACGGCAGGGCGTGCGAGTACGCCTCGAAGCACGTCCTGCGGGCACGCGCGATCACGTCGAGCAGGGTCCGGCATCCGGCGAGGTCCGTGCGCAGCGGAAGCTGGTCGATGAACGGCCCGATGGTGCCCTGGAACCGCTCCTGGTTGCGGCCGGAGGTGAAGGTGGTCACCGTGATGTCCGTGGCGCCTGTCGACTGCCGGAGGAACGCCAGGTAGGCGGAGAGCATGACGATGAACGCGGAGCTTCGCGTCGACCTGGCGAGCGCGAGCGCCGCGGCGGTCGTGTCCGCGCCGAGCACGAAACGGTATGCCGCGGTCGCCTTGGGGGCGCCGGCCGATCGCGCTATGTCGGTCCGCGTGGGGACGAGCCTGGCGCCGCTCAGCTTGCTGCGCCAGTACGCCCGGGACCTTTCCATCGCCGGTGATCCGGCGCGTCCCCGGTCCCAGGCGACGTACTCCCGGTACTGGTGCACCTCGGCCGGTGCGGTCCGGTCGTGGCCCGCCAGGGCGGCGTACAGCACGGCGAGGTCGCGGATCGCCACCTTCATGGACCACTCGTCGACCGCCGAGTGGTGGGCGATGAGGGCGAGCACCGCGTCGTCATCGTCGAAGCGGCCCAGCACCGCCCGGATCAGGGGCAGCTCGTCGGCGCTGTAGGCGGCGGTCTCCAGCTCGATGAGCAGCTCCTCCGACCGGCGTTGCCGGTCGTGCGGGGCGACGCCCGGCAGTTCCCGGACCCGCAGCTCCGGGGACGCCGGAGGGAAGACCCGCTGGTGCCTGTTCCCGGCGTCGCGGATCACCTTGGTCCTGAGCGCCTCGTGGCGGACCACCAGGGCGTCCAGCGCCCGCTGCAGGACGTCGACGGAGATGTTCCCGCGGACGCGCCAGCCGCACACGATGTTGTACCGCGCCCCGAAGGGCCCGTCCTCGCCGCCCTTGTCGAACAGGCAGAGAAACTCCTGACTGAACGAGAGCGGTATCTCCTCGGCCGGATCCGCCGGCCGGGTGCGCACGGGTGCGCTCATACCGGTTCCGCCTGCCTCATCCATCTCGGCTGCCTCCGCGACATTCCGTTATCCGACGCCGAACCGTGCCTTGGTGTACTCGCGTTTCGCGATGGTGGAGAGGAAGACCGCGACTCCCGCGTGGCTGTGCAGCATGGACAGGTCGCGCCACACGCGTTCGATGCGCCGGCCGCGGCGCACCGAGCTGGACCCGGCCGTGGGAAAGAGCCGGCCCTCGACGGCCCGCCAGCACAGCTCGACCACCTCGCGGCAGATCAGGGCCATCCGC is a genomic window containing:
- a CDS encoding SDR family NAD(P)-dependent oxidoreductase → MTEFDGKVVLITGGGSGMGLATARRLLDSGARVVLAGRGEERLKTATEDLGAGDRVLAVPADVARTGDLDHLMDRTRERFGRLDGVFANAGVAPFARSADVTEADFDHIVDINFKGVFFTVQKSLPLLADGGSIVLNSSWLTHRGMAFTSVYAAAKAAVRNLAQTLAADLAERGIRVNAVSPGYIVTPMFESIATTEEARQACRSQVALGRLGQPADIADGVLFLLSPRASYITGQELLIDGGLIRSIPL
- the cmdF gene encoding tyrosine 2,3-aminomutase; the encoded protein is MTLAETQVRVDLDGENLDIAGVRRIAEDRAPCGVLPSALARAAISRKMFEDTVRQGIPVYGVTTGYGEMIYMMVDQSKEVELQTNLVRSHSAGVGPLFAEDEARAMVAARLNALAKGYSAVRPELLERLALYLNLGITPAIPEMGSLGASGDLAPLAHVASTVIGEGYVLRHGKRVPTGEVLREHGIEPLELRFKEGLSLINGTSGMTGLGSLVVGRALQQVRQAEIVTALVLEVMRASTSPFQAEGHDIARPHRGQMDTAANMRELMRGSGLTLDHAELRRQAQEQHSGNGVSRTEVYMQKAYSLRAIPQVVGAVRDTLYHAAGTLEIELNSANDNPLFFAGKEVFHGANFHGQPVAFAMDFTTIALTQLGVISERRINRLLNRYLSDGLPEFLIAKDPGLHSGFEGAQYPATALIAENRTIGPASTQSVPSNGDNQDVVSMGLISARNARRVLTNNHRILAVEFLAAAQAVDLSGRYDRLSPAGRATYDMVRSLVPTLEHDRYMADDIELVADALAEGRFVDAVRNAGIELH
- a CDS encoding phytanoyl-CoA dioxygenase family protein — encoded protein: MTDLIRFTSEADLDEVVEALEQDGAVVIEDFVDRSVLEGLWADLGPALDACAYCDNWYDGRRTRRVSSLFNRTKRLTPVVTHPLFLGSARAIMQKPLTMWIGRSRQQITPNIQISTTQVIQIHHGQGRQPLHRDDALHLRRHPGPTSRVQLMLAMSEFTAENGGTMIIPGSHHWDDERAPDVKEAIPTVMAPGSGLIWLGGVYHGGGKNTTQEPRTGMTIALDLGNLRQEENQYLAVSREQVLAYPMEVRRLLGYDRCPPGVGWYEQQDPYVVLEGDGPGGVGPRGAGDATDLAGAV
- a CDS encoding condensation domain-containing protein is translated as MSAPVRTRPADPAEEIPLSFSQEFLCLFDKGGEDGPFGARYNIVCGWRVRGNISVDVLQRALDALVVRHEALRTKVIRDAGNRHQRVFPPASPELRVRELPGVAPHDRQRRSEELLIELETAAYSADELPLIRAVLGRFDDDDAVLALIAHHSAVDEWSMKVAIRDLAVLYAALAGHDRTAPAEVHQYREYVAWDRGRAGSPAMERSRAYWRSKLSGARLVPTRTDIARSAGAPKATAAYRFVLGADTTAAALALARSTRSSAFIVMLSAYLAFLRQSTGATDITVTTFTSGRNQERFQGTIGPFIDQLPLRTDLAGCRTLLDVIARARRTCFEAYSHALPFGQILQEVPEIAATFEGDRTAVLSFQVFQFPLVMEREVVGDLEYSEIHRRLSQPVTTEIPDGGLWTLDIEPSGEIAGSLWYNTNLFVADTIRDMVSEFCATLGELLAAPDAPLRKEGTPS
- a CDS encoding DUF2855 family protein — encoded protein: MDARDEWDVLFKRDDLTVSEIRKASREPLKPGEVRLAVERFGLTANNATYARFGDDSVIAFWRAFPGPQGYGRVPIWGFARVEESSHPDIAEGSRYFGYMPMSTHHVVAAEPLARGFADTTAQRDFLHPWYRTYELVGEPEPLDDRWALLHPVYPAAFNLADFLERQAALGARSVLITSASSKVAIGLVEELAARQIPLQAVGLTADRHTAFVQSLDLYDTVAPYGALPSLTVAEPTVFVDLTGDPSRRIAVCERFKSELCQTVLVGFTHSTATVLPPPGLAGPEPQVFFTPAIEMETIAEEGADGYYTRYAKSERRFVEYTQSWLDVRGGRGPEAIIDSFRSLLAGEQPPDASRVLRP
- a CDS encoding 4-hydroxyphenylacetate 3-hydroxylase family protein, whose amino-acid sequence is MTGAEYIESLRDDREVYLYGDRVKDVTSHPAFHNPVRMTARLYDALHDPDKRAVLTSPTDTGGDGYTHKFFTTPHSAEDLVEHQQAIAAWARMSYGWMGRSPDYKAAFLGTLGANADFYEPFQENARRWYRESQEKVLYWNHAIVHPPVDRNRPPDEVGDVFVHVEKETDAGLVVSGAKVVATGSALTHYNFIAHYGLPIKDRKFALVATVPMGAPGLKLICRPSYTATAAMMGSPFDYPLSSRLDENDTIFVLDKVLIPWENVFIYGHLGKVQLFTGRSGFPERFTFHGCTRLAVKLEFIAGLLAKAVEITGTKDFRGVQTRIGEVLAWRNLFWAFSDAAARNPVPWHNGAVLPNPRYGLAYRWFMQIGYPRVKEIVHQDIASGLIYVNSSAEDFKNPEIRPYLDRFLRGSDGTDAVERIKLMKLLWDAVGTEFGGRHELYERNYAGNHENTRIELLSAQLASGQVDDYKAFVDECLAEYDLDGWTVPDLSAFEELREVRDGSLNG
- a CDS encoding NAD(P)/FAD-dependent oxidoreductase, which encodes MSHETPTRAVVLGGSLAGLFAARVLADAYDEVLVIDRDVLIGVDVPRRGCPQGRHINGLLTGGQRAIEELYPGITEEMLADGVPKGDLGGTVRWYMQGRQLEQQHADMLCIGPSRPKLELHVRERTQALSNVTFVERTDILGLETTADRSRVTGVRVQHLDSGEAEVVDGDVVVDATGRGSRTPVWLAELGYPQVPEERKKIGLGYVTQYYRLNSDPYHGDLSINVVAHPKLPRGCIFAKTDGGRIEMTTYGILGDHPPTDQAGLYAWIDSLGIPEYSDALRDAVPLTEPVAFRFPTTLRRRYEDMPRFPDGLLVTGDAVSCFNPVYAGGMTMAAKAALVMRSHLHTGAAPQPLEYFKDLARDVLDPHWEMTNVVDLSFPGVEGRRTLSVRMAQAFLKRVQIAATRDGKVTAAYMRAAGQVERPETLQRPGMLLRILVQSLRGPKSRPPHIVTRPVRPAAGQAAEQSAEPAA